AAAAAGGACCATTTCACTGGAGTGTCTATGCTCAGGATCAGACCTGCTGCCTCTGGGGTATTACAGCAGGATTTATTTTTACCTTGGCGATCGTGTCGTATTTCTTGACCTCCCTCGGGTATTGGCGTAGAAAATTGAAAAGAGAATAACTCAGCTGGTTATGATACATGTTGAACACTGTGATCACGGCTGGCTGCTTTCCCATCGCCTGTTGCAGCCAGTCGTCCAGGCGCAGATGCTTGAATAGATGCCAGCTGTCttggagaagctggagaGCCACACCGCTGGAATCATCGTCCTTGCAGAAAACCTTCCACGGGAGTTCCATGCCACCACCTGTATCGCAGGGATCGAGCGTTGATAGCAAATGTGGTGGTTGAGCGTCTTGGTCATGTTGAGTACCACGGCCTGGCGATGATGGTACGCTCTGTGGCTCGTCAGGCCAGGGAAAGACGAACTGACGGGGCCCAGGCATGGGCAGTCAGCCATAACAATTGAATTCTTGTCTCTGGACATACAAGCTAGGCTCCTCAGGCACTACCAACAGCCCTTTTAAAGATCAGCTCCCTTTGACAAGAACGCAAATAATGGGGGTCTTGCTTGGATCATCCGGCTATTCTTGGACCAGAGGGTGCTGTCTCAATTGCCCGGGAATTTGGCGTCCGCGGAAACAATATAAATTACCTCAGTTCCAGTAGCTAAAGGACCTATTGATCATAAATCGCCACAGATTGCATCTAGTTCTTTTCTGGTTCACGCCAAAATCTTTCCTAGACCAACTGCTACCCTGACGACTTGGCAAATTCACTATGTCATGTATCCAGAGACTAGACGTGTTCGATTACCTGCTTCATCATAGGTATCCATATCGATTCTAGTGGTTAATTACCTCTGGCATTAAGCGCTTGGAAAACGCCCAGTACATCATACTCATGAATTTCGAGCCGCTGCCGTCGTGGGATGGGAATGGTCGACTCAGCCTACCAATCACCGTCATTATCCTGCCACGTTTCCGTCACCACTACAGCATCCTGAGTGTTAATGATCTGATCTTTTGTCCAATTCAACAGCTTTCTGCATTGGCTCACGGCGACGGCGGAAGTCCAGTTTCCGGTGCTAGATATGCACAAGAACGAATTCTAGATGACAAAAGCCATGAGCGAAACTCTGCGAAGCCCCGAAACACTTATATGTAGGTGTGATTCCACTGCCATGATCCGGGCATTTAGTTTTCCAGGATACTGCAAAGAAGAAATTTCGGTTAGACGAGGAGTTAATGACTCTGCTTAGCCATAATAACTAGTCTTATAGCCTTAATCCTCAAACGGTTACCTTTCCATGAACTGTGAACCCCCCTTGCCAGTATCCCACGGGTGCTGTTTTCTCCAAATACCCAGTCTGACATTCACTAGTCGATTCTCTTACCTTGCCCTGAAAATGACGAGAGGCCCTTTTTACCGACCTTCGTTGCTACTCATCATCGCTGTGCTATTCAGACTTGGTAGCTCATGTTGCTTGACCAACTTAACctcaaagaaaaggagtgtagcgtctttcttttttgttttagTTCTGCGAGAAAGAATGCTTTTGATATCTTTTGACTCTGGTCAACTTGGCAATCTTGTTTAGAACTTCATTTGATACTGACGACGGAAAGAGTCTATAAGTAATAGTCTTCCCATCTCTTCTATTCTGTTCTCATCGTGCTACTTTATTCGACAATGGGTTCAAGCATGGTCTCCGGTCTCCGTGACGGCACAATCCTCATAACTGTTCACGCCATGTCGCAGTCGTTCTCGGGGGGTCTCGTCTACGAGTACTCACAGGAAAGCAACAACTACGGGCTGGTCCAGCTCAACACCAACGGGACCGCCACCCTCCGCATCGACTACGAGAACCTCAGGATTCGGTACACCAAGCTCGAAATGAAGAAAGTCCAGACGGTGAAGCACTCCCAGACCTCCGTGAGGTCGCCTCCCTGTAAGTCTGGTCTCATCGAGAACTCGAAATCGAACTCCTTCCTCGATACCTTCGACCTCCCGTCCCGTCCACTCAAGGTCCAAGACATGATCGACCACGGCTTGGAGGGCTCCAGAACCGGCCAACTCGTGGACGTCTTCTCGATTACAACCCCCCAGACCGTGTACGACCACACCGGCAAGGAATTACCCGGGATTCGATTGAAAGTGCTTGCGAGCAGCGGTTCGAATGCCCCGGGTGAGAACACTTCCGGGAGCTCTTCTTTCTCGTCGTCTTCCCCACACAGCGCAAGGAGCAACCGTGGtggcagcggcagcggcagtTCCAATGGCAAGAGCAGTGCCATCTCTGTGTCTTTGTCTGTTTCGTTCGTGGGGTTGGCTACCGGTGCTACTTTGTGGCTAGTTTCTTGCTCCTGAtgattttgtttttttttttttttttttatatagCAATAGTAATTCCCTACTCGATGGATCGACTGTCTGCTCACGTTATCAATCTTCTTTATAAGTGGTGCTCTTCTGTTGAGATGTAGACATAAAAATGGCAATGGTGAAAGACAAGCTGACAACAAGGAGTCATGGTGATACTGCACTGCTTCGCCCATTCCAGTGAACAAGGACAACTAGTCTGGTCACGCCTCCGCATATTCAAAGGATCCCCAAATCCCACGAGACTTTTCACTTTTCCTCAAACTGCTGCAGGTATGATTCTGCCTCTTTCGCGACACGCATCATTGTCTCCATGTGCGCCTGGCTCCGGATCTTGAAGTGAACCTTATACGGCATTGGATGCTGTACGAGGCTATCTCGGAATGCATCTAAATCCAGatgctcttcttccccagtctCGGGATCAGTCGCAGGAACGATGTCAAAAGCCCACAGTAACGTTGCTGTGATATGCCACTGCATATGCTCTGCGAGATGGATACCAGGACAAAGACGACGACCCGCTCCATAAGCATAGTGGTCTATTGGGATGTCAGCTAGACCACAATCTGCATACTAAGCAGGGTCATCAAATCCTCACCTCTATTCATATACTCGGCACTTGCTGCATAAGTTGGAGCAAGTTTCGGATGATGGATAAAACGGTCAGGGTTATAACGTTCCGGATCTTTGTACCCACAACCTTCGGAGTGATGGAGAGCCCAGGCGGGTATGAGAAGCAGCGAATCTCGAGGGATGAACATGTCCTGGTACCAATTGTCTTGTCGAGCACGATGTGGAAAGACTACAGGCACCCTGCAAAAAATTAGTTTACTTGAATCAATAGATAGGGATTTTCGACTCACACAGGATGGATTCTCATGCCTTCCTTGATAATACAGTTTATATAAGGAAGCTTGCCATAATCCGACCAAAGAGGTAGTCTGGAAGAAAATTTAGCCATGGTATCATATATAAGTACTTGGTCATTAAACAGACCTATCCGCTCCGCACGTAGCATCGAGTTCAGCCTGGGCTTTTTTCTGTACATGAGGATGGCCCGCAAGGTAACGAATCGAGGTTAAAGTAGTTGCGGAGGTGGTGTCTGACCCTGCTGCAACGAGGAAACCCAAAAAATCGTTAAATTGTCGGTCTGTAAGAGGCATATCAATGGGTTGAGTTCCATCTAGCAGATTATCTGCGATGCAATCTCGCTTGTCGCCCTTTTGACGTCTTTTATCCAGGCGTCGTCGTGCGTCACCCCAGAAAGCATCGACTCTTTTCTTCAGTTGCTGGGCACGTATTCTCCACGGGCTCATCAGATCAGGCAAATATTTTAGGAAAGGGAACTGATCCACCGGCGGATATGCGCCGGGTGTGATGCCTGAGAAGAATTCATCCGACACGTCACACGCTCCAGATGCCCACCAGCTATCATAAGTCGGTGCCCTGAACCCCCAGGAAACGATACCGTTAATCGAGAAAATGGTGCGTTTGACATGCTCAAAGAATCTCTGGGGAGTGAGTCCAAGATCACGAATCAAAATCGCGGACTCAGCTTCTTGGATCTGGCGGAGCTTTCCTTCGACCTGAGATGGGGAAAGGCTCGAGGATGTCACCTTTCTCTGCATCATCCAGTGAGCATTTTTATCCCACAGGGCTAATCCACCCGAATCAATAATCGACACCACATGGTCTCTAGGTCGATCTGAGTAAATGGAACCCTTTTTCTCGAGTAGTTGGTGGATTGCCATTCGATCAAGGAGGATCACGGTTGTTCCAGAGGCCACTTTTAATGAGAAGATGCTCCCATATTTCTCTCCCCATTCAAGTAATCTAGGAACGAATACGGGTTAGTTATTGGAGTTTTCAAACCCAAGAGAAAATCGTACTTTTTGTAGAATCCTGTTAAAGGTATCTGATGAAGATTACCGAGAACAGGCACTGTTGGCGGGCCTGGAGGTAGACTTCGCTCACGAGCCCCCATTCGGAGGAGTTTGCTTGCGCCATACAAGATCAAGATAGACAACGCATATATCCACAAAGAAGCCATGTTTCACGAACATAGAGTATAGAAGTCCGGTCACAGAGCACTAGAGAGGTTGACTTGATAAAACCGAAGGAATCAATGTTGAAGACCCTGCCCACAACCATGTCTCGGCATCCTCGACAGCAGGAGATTTTCGAATCACACCACTTCTGTGGCCATCGCTCTGGGGCTGGCTGATATCTCCATCCAGGTGCTGTGGAACCTGGATGGAGTCCTTTTGGAGGGGCTGACCATGAGTAGTGGGGGATGGAGGAGTACGCAATATACGCAGTACGGAGCTGAAAATCATGCCTGTGATGATTGGCGGTCACGGTGATGGTGTGATGGAGCGGGGGAGCCCTGTACCAACCATGAGCAGAGGCTTGCAAGTTCACATCAATCATGACCCTAACAAACGAACCAGTGCGGCTGAGGGTGGGGCTCATCACACGGACCGTGCAGGCGTGAAGAGCTGCAGAATTGAAGTAACAGTATGCAGGCCGGAGATATCTATGGTACCGGGCCAAGTGGGCCGCCTAAAGGCCCGTCCACGTACTAAGAATCCACGATCGCGCATTGCTCCTGACTCTTGTTCCCAAAACCTGGATGCCAGTGGAGCTGTTCTGTCTCGGACCCCACTCAGTGCCAGCCCATCGGACCACCGTGGTGGCCCAGCTGCAAGATGGTGTATGCAGTAACTAACCCTTGGCATGGTAGCGAGTGTATGTTGGCTGCGCTTCCTCGACGAGAACAGTGACGATCCGTGAATCCCTTGGGATACGTGGTTGGATTGCACGTTATTAAAGAATCTCATAATTTTCCAGCGGTTTACCTTTTAAGAGGACAAACACACTGGTCTACCCTTCGATAGAGCGTCCCATCATGGCAGCCCTGGAGACATTCGCCGCGACTCGGTCAGAGCTTTTTGCCGAACTGCAAGAGGACCTCGAGCAAAGGGGGAACCCCTCTGTAAACATATCTCGCTTTCTCGATGTATATCCCCTTCCCCTGGCCCCCCCAACTCTCCTCCAAAACCGCTGATCTATGTACACACCACGCTGACATCCAAGCGCAGTGTCTCACGGCGACCACCGAAGGTGGCAAGCTCAACCGTGGCATCACCGTCGTCAAAGCAGACTACGTTCTTCTCCCGAACCCTCCCACCCCGCAAGAGCACGCACACCTCCGGATCCTAGGCTGGCTGGTCGAGCTCTTCCAGGCGGCCTACCTCGTGTGGGACGACATCATGGACGGCTCGGAGTACCGCCGCGGCCGGCCGTGCTGGTACAAAGGCGAAGGGGTCGGACTGACGGCGATCAACGACGCTTGCATGCTGAAGTCGTGTATCTTTATGCTATTGCGGCGACACTTCCGCGGCCATCCAGAGTACGCTGCCTTTGTGGAGCTCTTCCATGAAGCGGCGTTTAGGACGGAGCTGGgtgttacagatctcactgctgTCGGAATAtcgaggttccttaccgaacaataccaactgatgcctgattgatgcctcactgatatcatatggcgcaagcagcttattcattcctttgcccttattgctattaaaaccgcacattcgcttaggatactctgttaggtagctacggtcttatataggatcctagatagcttcatttgcacaaatcagagacctcaaccatatacgctcgatacgtactttcgaccctgactaagccgcaactccaacagttatgagcccgggtTGCCTCGAAGAAAGTCGTTAGAAAGCATATAAAACAGCTATAGGAAGTCGCCTACGCATATCGACGCCTCCTGCGACTGCTGTACCGCTACCCCTGAACACATTCGGAATTCGCCTATTGAACTACACAACGCTGCGTGTTGTTCGAACACCTGGATAGCAAACCGCTTCATTGCTACCCGTTCGCTGCGAAGCTCTTAGCTTATAGAGCTTCATCCTGCTCCAAATACGCCTCAGGGAACGCATCAGTCAGAAGGAATACATCAGCATTTGCCTACGCTTCCACAATGTCCGAATACGCCAAGGTCTCAATCGTGTTGGCTAAGCCAGGCGATTGGTGGTTCTGGATAAAGCAGGTGGAAGATATAGCTACTGCCCGAGATATCTGGAAGTATGTGAATCCAGATGGAGACACACATGAGCCTCAGCCTCCTGTTCCACCTAAACCCCAAGACCTGGGAGCTGAAAATCTTCGTCAGCTTCATGATCAAGGCATAATGGAACTCTGGAGAGAATACCAGCGCCAGTACGACTTTGACCTCCGACGCCATGATAAAGGCCGCAAGGACTTCTTAGCCCTTCGCACCGCTATTCTTGAATCTATCCCTAGCAACCACAGATTGGGACTTGATTCAAATCTGTCTATCCGAGAGATCATTAGGACACTACGTTCCAGTTTCCAGCAGTCTGTTCAATCCCGATTCCTGGAGCTAAACCAGAAGTATGAGCTTCTCAGAACACCGAACAAGAATAAGTCAGTTGAAAAGTGGTTTCAAGAATGGAGGGACTTCCTTACTGATGCAAGGAATTGTCCTAATTACTCTGTTAACAAAATGCAAGCCTTGATCCACTTCCATGGTGCCATTCAACCAATCATGCCCATGTTCGCCGCTATTAGGAGTGCTGCAACTATCAACTGCTCCGAGGATCAGATTAGGCCTGGACATTGtccttgggtatacccattTGGGTATACCCTTGGGTAGACCCAAGTGGTTCTTGGGTATGAATCTCTTACCCAAGtgttgggtatgggtataaGGTCTGTACCCAAGACCCAtctgggtatacccaagaaTTTACCCAAATACCCAACTTTTTACTAATTATAGTAATCCCGTGACTTGCATAATTTATGCAATGGTAGTGGTTTTTTAAGTAATTAAACTAGTAATCTAATAACCAGTAGTCCTGAATATTACCAATGCTCAGGTGAATTCATATTCATAAGTTCATGATAAATATTTCCTTCGATAGACTGATTTCTGAAGAAAGTTCATATTCATTACTGGAAAAATGTCATAAATAAAGCAGTACTATATCAATTCAAAGTCGTCGAATCTCTTTGGTCTCTTTTGAGACCTACGAGGCCTTGCAAGCACCTGCGGGAGAAGtgattcatcttcacttgCACAATCTTCAGATAGAACACTACTCTGTCTCTTTGAAGCAGTGCTATCCTCTCCAAGCAGCACTGTGGGCTGACTCTCATCAtctatctcatcttcctcatcatcactaaTAAGATCAGCAGAATCAATACTAGACTGTTGAACTTTAGCTTCCTCCTGTAGTGCAGCAATCCCATCTGTTTTTGCATAATCTCGTATAAATGCCAgctccttctcttcaataTCAAACTTTGTAGCACACATGAATAATATCAGATCTTTGATTGTTGTTGCTTTTAAAGATCCTCGCCGGTAGTGGCAAATATCACGAGTAGAATTGAATAATCGTTCAACACCTGCACCACTTGCTGGGACTGAAAAGATATCTCGGGCAAGAGCTGCTAGAGTTGGGTACTCAGCCTCATGATGCTTCCAGAACTGCCGAGGGCAGGTTCCATTAGGTAGTGTTGCTAAAGAAAATTAGATCAAGATCAGATAAATAGGATTCGATTCAAGACCTACCACTATCACAGTACCGATCAATTTCACCTTGGACGGTAGGTGCTGGCATCTCTGTTTGGTTTTCAGAAAGTAGTAAGGAAAGCATATTGGAATGGGTTGATTTCTGAATTTGCAATGGAGGTTGTTGAGTCTCAGAGAGCCGGTAGGGTTTGATCCAATCATTAAGACTCTCACGATAGAGGGCTGCATAGTCGATTTTCTGATCCTTCCAATCCTTTGTTTGGAAATATTGGAGCTTATTCTGAGGTGAAAGAATAGTCCCAATTGCATAAAGCTCACCAAGCTCCTTGTTGCATGTTAGGGCGTAGTATTCACGCAGTTTATCCATAGATGAATTCAGTGCTGCAAGCATCTTTTGCTTCCATCCAATTTTCTTTCGCTGTAGCTTTCGGATTGAAGATTCAATATGGCCAAAAAGCTTGTTGTAAACACTAAAGACTATATAAATAGTCACATCCTTGGACACTGAGATGGCCTCAGTAAATTGGAAGAATGGTTGGAGAATTGTGATCAAGTAATCCACCTGTCGCCATTCATCTGAAGATAACTTCAGATGATTATAGGAATTCTGTGTGCAGAAGCGATCAAAATATATTTGTAGTCGTTTAGCACGGCGCAGCATAAGATATGTTGAATTCCAACGCGTTCGAACATCTTGGATTGGGACTAAACGAGGGGGCCGGGGCTGACTGGGTTGAGCAGGCTGGTCAGGTTGGAGATCTTTAAATATCTCTCGGCGCTGTGGGCTTGCATTAATAAAAACAGCAAGAGTTCGGACCTATTAAAGAGTGATCAGGTTAGCAGATATTAGTGAAAGGCTACAGAAAACCTACCTTTTGCAAGGTAGTGGCAATATCACCACTCTTTTTAGCAGTCTTTTGAGCAGATTTATCAAGATCATCAGACCAAACTGTCTCAATAGCCTCATTCTTTGGATCTGCCTTCATCTGACCAAGTAGCTGCTTTAGGGCAAGCTGCATCACATGTGCAAGGCAGGGAGTTCGAATGATGAATGAGCCATGTATATCATATAGGCTCTCAACCAATGTGCTGTTATTAGATGCATTGTCTGTTGTAATAGCAAGAATGCggtcttcaatatcatactTTTGGAGTATATCCCAAAGGACACCACCTAAGTTGAGACCAGTATGTTGGCCAGACAGTGGTTCAAAACCAAGTAATACCTCCCGATACTCCCAGTTTGAATCAATAAAATAGCCTGtaattgccataaatgcctGACAAAATGGGGATGTCCAGCAGTCCAGGCTAATTGATAGCTTAGCCTGTGGAGGTAAGCTTTGAAGCATGCTTTTCTGCCGATTGTGAGAGATCATCTGAAGTCGACGCTGTATTGTTTTGCGAGAAACAGGTTCTGCTGATTGGGCTAGCTGGATTAGGTCATGGAAGGCAGGGTGTTCAACAATTGCAAATGGGAGCCGTAGGGTGGTAATTGTAGTCACTAGCTGCTGGAGCCATCGATCATGAGAAAAGGGTTCAGAAGATGGGCGACGGGCCTATAAAGTAGGATGGATCAGTAACTATATATCTTTAATATAGGATAGATAGAAGAAATACTGCATTCTGTAGTAGCTGCTGAATATTTGGCCGCTTCCCATGAAGCTGTGCCTTTTTGCATGAAGCTTGGTGCTTTTTGATGGTGCTCGTGCCCGTTGATCGATAGTTTGGATGATTCAGGGTATTCCCACAGGAATTACACATAACCTTGGGCTCACCTGTCTGGTAATGGGCCACATGGCTAAAATCAGACCAAAGCTCTGTGTTTAGCTTCTTTCCATCCCATTTAATCTGTCGTTGTATATCCTCAGTtgatgtaatgggccgaagccttgctatctaatatatagatatgtacaaaagaactcgttggggaaaggaaagaaagaaagacacgctggcggtggatttatatactcgtgatcaggtgatcgtagatcacctgacttcggcacgctcttgtgaatagcttcaatcgagaaccatttatggttcgaggtgcctttcgggcctagcccgttacattacccccctcctcgtcgcctccgcgatcgccccccggcgtggggtggctcatttggtatactcaaggccgattggataacaatcccattcatcgttttgtaggtttcccagtcatccaatgctatggtatcctccatgttccttgcatcgttccattccggttcctgccagccaatgtatttgactaaaaactcatgtctttcgcctcgtccccaccgtcgaaaacgttcatctagtattcgttcgaccatatattcttcattcccattgatcatttctgcaggaggttggtagtcatctttccgttggctagggaagggatccattgccgctgggcggaggagcgctgtatgaaacacgttgtggattgtgcctggtgtgttgaggcggtaggcgtgggatccaatcttttccaacacagtaaattttgcctgcctgcttcccagtttcttgctagggcgttctgtttgtatattgcgcaggtcaagccagactttctgcccaacctggtattcaggggcgacatctcttcgacgattggcatagtcttcttgtttctgttgggcaacagcaagttctgttgtggcaatgtcaagagctccccttagcttagctgcaattcgttcacctcgttcacgcatggtgcccaggtctggtgctgaaaggttgatttcaacatcctcttctaactgaaagggatcgacgtgatagccgtggtcaaggaagaatggactgacacctgtggaggcagcatcccggctgcatattgcaagctgtgccattggtagcaatgacgcccagtttgaTTGTGTGTggtcacagaatgagcgcaagaatagttcaagagtagcattcattcgctcagtttggccgtcggtttcagcgtggtaggcagttgataattgtcgtttgatccccagtagctcgcaaaaacgcttccacatctcattggtgaattgtcttcctctgtctgatacaatactggctggaatgccatgatagccaatgaaactctgaataagcttctgtgctactgtgtaggtgtcgatcttctcacagggtatggggatgacaccttttccaaggcgatcgacaataaccatgatgttttcataaccattcgaagttggtaacttctcgatgaagtcaattgcaatatatctccattttcggtctggaattggtagaggcttcagtaggccttgtcggcggtctctccatacattgttggcactgcatttgtcacagttccgtacaaatcgtctgacatcctcagagattgcaggccagtagacccttcgtgccaggatagcatacattgcgctcctccctggatggcctgtaagtaccgagtcatgtgtttcttgtagcaaccttgtcctcagagattcaatgtcagggacccatcgccggcctcggtagcacaagcggttgttcggttcaattgagcattctgagattgaggctttgatccccagttcacgtgggaattgaggtgctcctacttgcactgcttctcgtatacgaccatacttttcatctagtggctctacccgagcccaatgttcatcaagagtcatatccagtagctcttccaacgacggtcgctcactattgagattggtggGTTcattcgcctgttcatatccttgaggtgcgcttggctcactgttacAGGGCTCCGTGCcaactggtgctagaaggatccgggacacattgatgggatggggttcttcaactagtcctcttttgctgcttccttcaacTGGTCcatccttgaggatctcaggatcgaatagtcgttgttcgcgatgctttagccgttcatcacccaatacaggaacatcctgctctcgtcgagacagtgcatcagggcgccctgcaagcttccctggtcggtaatgaagtgtgaagtcgtatcggctcaatagatctgcccatctcatctgtctctcattcagtcgtctcatggtggtaaaataacggagattacgatggtctgtcagtatctggaaatttaccactgatatgagctctgattcccactctttcaatgcattgatgatcgccaaaagttccttgtcgtgaatctggtagttgcactctgcaggagtgtttttcttggaaaagtacgcgcaaggtcgtaatacaccatcatcatcatactgtgaaagtacgccaccagtggcccaccctgatgagtcagtctcgacgacagtctcgcggtctgga
This region of Aspergillus chevalieri M1 DNA, chromosome 4, nearly complete sequence genomic DNA includes:
- a CDS encoding cytochrome P450 (COG:Q;~EggNog:ENOG410PMN8;~InterPro:IPR001128,IPR002401,IPR036396;~PFAM:PF00067;~SECRETED:SignalP(1-18);~go_function: GO:0005506 - iron ion binding [Evidence IEA];~go_function: GO:0016705 - oxidoreductase activity, acting on paired donors, with incorporation or reduction of molecular oxygen [Evidence IEA];~go_function: GO:0020037 - heme binding [Evidence IEA];~go_process: GO:0055114 - oxidation-reduction process [Evidence IEA]): MASLWIYALSILILYGASKLLRMGARERSLPPGPPTVPVLGNLHQIPLTGFYKKLLEWGEKYGSIFSLKVASGTTVILLDRMAIHQLLEKKGSIYSDRPRDHVVSIIDSGGLALWDKNAHWMMQRKVTSSSLSPSQVEGKLRQIQEAESAILIRDLGLTPQRFFEHVKRTIFSINGIVSWGFRAPTYDSWWASGACDVSDEFFSGITPGAYPPVDQFPFLKYLPDLMSPWRIRAQQLKKRVDAFWGDARRRLDKRRQKGDKRDCIADNLLDGTQPIDMPLTDRQFNDFLGFLVAAGSDTTSATTLTSIRYLAGHPHVQKKAQAELDATCGADRLPLWSDYGKLPYINCIIKEGMRIHPVVPVVFPHRARQDNWYQDMFIPRDSLLLIPAWALHHSEGCGYKDPERYNPDRFIHHPKLAPTYAASAEYMNRDHYAYGAGRRLCPGIHLAEHMQWHITATLLWAFDIVPATDPETGEEEHLDLDAFRDSLVQHPMPYKVHFKIRSQAHMETMMRVAKEAESYLQQFEEK
- the ERG20_3 gene encoding farnesyl pyrophosphate synthetase (COG:H;~EggNog:ENOG410PFX3;~InterPro:IPR033749,IPR039702,IPR008949,IPR000092;~PFAM:PF00348;~go_function: GO:0016765 - transferase activity, transferring alkyl or aryl (other than methyl) groups [Evidence IEA];~go_process: GO:0008299 - isoprenoid biosynthetic process [Evidence IEA]), translated to MAALETFAATRSELFAELQEDLEQRGNPSVNISRFLDCLTATTEGGKLNRGITVVKADYVLLPNPPTPQEHAHLRILGWLVELFQAAYLVWDDIMDGSEYRRGRPCWYKGEGVGLTAINDACMLKSCIFMLLRRHFRGHPEYAAFVELFHEAAFRTELGVTDLTAVGISRFLTEQYQLMPD
- a CDS encoding uncharacterized protein (COG:L;~EggNog:ENOG410PGPZ;~InterPro:IPR021109,IPR000477,IPR000953,IPR036397, IPR012337,IPR041373,IPR043502,IPR041588,IPR001584, IPR016197,IPR043128;~PFAM:PF17917,PF17919,PF00078,PF17921;~go_function: GO:0003676 - nucleic acid binding [Evidence IEA];~go_process: GO:0015074 - DNA integration [Evidence IEA]); this encodes MDLPTWRPAPAAQIDLQKEWNDFRKRVKFDRPEFRVSALVNGEQVSRTLVDTGCTTYGMVSENFTRKHQLERVTIKPRTIDDYKGPTDDCIREVAKISLNVGGNHQNTAWLYVVPKLGRGLDMILGLAWIDDQQVFIDPNGPKLRFTNGIVVSSMEDQPRMDIQPIGANAFALWNRQKKKDSSVQIFAASLKDIEKALRPKLPTDPRTKLPPHYHKFLSVFDRKEADKQPPHRGPNIDHKIELNKNADGTTLEPPWGPLYNMSRDELLVLRKTLTELLEKNFIRVSNSPAAAPVLLVKKPGGGLRFCVDYRALNAITKKDRYPLPLINETLERIGKAKWFTKLDVIAAFHKIRVAAGDEWLTAFRTRFGLFEWLVTPFGLANAPSTFQRYVNWVLRDFLDEFASAYLDDILIFTDGTLSEHQGHVCKVLGRLQEAGLQIDIDKCEFEVKSTKYLGFIIEAGKGVSMDPTKVEAIMNWAAPTTVKGVRSFLGFANFYRRFIRNYSELTTPLTALTQKDKPFVWDDKCEESFQQLKRMFTTAPILMQFDPDRETVVETDSSGWATGGVLSQYDDDGVLRPCAYFSKKNTPAECNYQIHDKELLAIINALKEWESELISVVNFQILTDHRNLRYFTTMRRLNERQMRWADLLSRYDFTLHYRPGKLAGRPDALSRREQDVPVLGDERLKHREQRLFDPEILKDGPVEGSSKRGLVEEPHPINVSRILLAPVGTEPCNSEPSAPQGYEQANEPTNLNSERPSLEELLDMTLDEHWARVEPLDEKYGRIREAVQVGAPQFPRELGIKASISECSIEPNNRLCYRGRRWVPDIESLRTRLLQETHDSVLTGHPGRSAMYAILARRVYWPAISEDVRRFVRNCDKCSANNVWRDRRQGLLKPLPIPDRKWRYIAIDFIEKLPTSNGYENIMVIVDRLGKGVIPIPCEKIDTYTVAQKLIQSFIGYHGIPASIVSDRGRQFTNEMWKRFCELLGIKRQLSTAYHAETDGQTERMNATLELFLRSFCDHTQSNWASLLPMAQLAICSRDAASTGVSPFFLDHGYHVDPFQLEEDVEINLSAPDLGTMRERGERIAAKLRGALDIATTELAVAQQKQEDYANRRRDVAPEYQVGQKVWLDLRNIQTERPSKKLGSRQAKFTVLEKIGSHAYRLNTPGTIHNVFHTALLRPAAMDPFPSQRKDDYQPPAEMINGNEEYMVERILDERFRRWGRGERHEFLVKYIGWQEPEWNDARNMEDTIALDDWETYKTMNGIVIQSALSIPNEPPHAGGRSRRRRGGG
- a CDS encoding uncharacterized protein (COG:S;~EggNog:ENOG410PFIQ;~InterPro:IPR004886;~TransMembrane:1 (o200-219i)), producing MGSSMVSGLRDGTILITVHAMSQSFSGGLVYEYSQESNNYGLVQLNTNGTATLRIDYENLRIRYTKLEMKKVQTVKHSQTSVRSPPCKSGLIENSKSNSFLDTFDLPSRPLKVQDMIDHGLEGSRTGQLVDVFSITTPQTVYDHTGKELPGIRLKVLASSGSNAPGENTSGSSSFSSSSPHSARSNRGGSGSGSSNGKSSAISVSLSVSFVGLATVVLFC